Proteins from a genomic interval of Syngnathus acus chromosome 4, fSynAcu1.2, whole genome shotgun sequence:
- the enc3 gene encoding LOW QUALITY PROTEIN: ectodermal-neural cortex 3 (The sequence of the model RefSeq protein was modified relative to this genomic sequence to represent the inferred CDS: inserted 3 bases in 2 codons; deleted 11 bases in 10 codons; substituted 1 base at 1 genomic stop codon), whose translation MSVTSHENRKSRSSSGSMNIQLFHKTSHADSLLTQLNLLRKRKVFTDVVLKAGNRAFPCHRAVLASCSRYFEAMFSGGLRESRDAEVNFHDSXHPEVLELLLDYAYSARIIINEENAESLLEAGDMLQFHDIRDAASEFLEKNLHQSNCLGMMLLSDAHQCQRLYELSWSMCLGNFATLYKTEDFLNLPRDKVHELILSEELEVEDESLVYEAVIDWVKADMEQRHSELPELLRCVRLALLPETYLLNNVASEELVMCHKVGREIVEDAVRLQDEDLQNDGIVTGFCARPRKVSQALLLLGGQTFMCXKVYVIDNKTKRSPPKTDIPSPRKECSACAIGCKVYVTGGRALENGASKDVWTYDTLHDEWSKAAPMLVARFGHGSAELDHILYVVGGHTSLAGSFPASPSVSLKQVEQYDPQTNKWTLVAPLREGVSNAAVVGAKNKLFAFGGTSVNRDKYPKVQWFDPCQNRWSVPAACPQLWRYTAAAVVGNHVVVIGGDTEFSASSAYRFNSETYQWSKFGDVTAKRIAVMLXQREHRLYVVGGYFGAQRCKTLDCYDPSSDSWDSVTSVPYSLIPTAFVSTWKYLSA comes from the exons atgtcCGTCACTAGCCACGAAAACCGAAAGTCTCGCTCCAGTTCCGGCTCTATGAACATCCAACTGTTCCACAAGACGTCACATGCCGACAGCCTCTTGACACAGCTCAACTTACTTCGCAAGCGTAAAGTCTTCACAGATGTCGTCCTGAAAGCCGGGAACCGGGCCTTCCCCTGCCACCGGGCCGTCCTGGCATCCTGCAGTCGATACTTTGAGGCCATGTTCAGCGGCGGACTGAGGGAGAGCCGTGACGCCGAAGTCAACTTCCACGACTC CCATCCGGAGGTGCTGGAACTGCTGCTCGACTACGCCTACTCGGCCCGAATCATCATCAATGAGGAAAACGCAGAGTCCCTGCTCGAGGCCGGAGATATGCTTCAGTTCCATGACATCAGGGATGCGGCGTCGGAGTTTCTAGAAAAGAATCTCCATCAGTCCAACTGTCTGGGGATGATGTTGCTGTCAGACGCCCACCAGTGCCAGAGG CTGTACGAGCTGTCGTGGAGCATG TGTCTGGGAAACTTCGCGACCCTTTACAAAACCGAGGACTTCCTGAACCTTCCCAGAGACAAAGTGCACGAGCTGATCCTCAGCGAAGAGCTGGAGGTAGAGGACGAGAGCCTGGTGTACGAGGCTGTCATCGATTGGGTCAAGGCCGACATGGAGCAGAGACACAGCGAGCTGCCAGAGTTGTTGCGCTGTGTCCGTCTGGCGCTTCTACCCGAGACGTACCTCCTCAACAACGTGGCTTCAGAGGAGCTGGTCATGTGTCACAAGGTGGGCCGAGAGATTGTCGAAGACGCCGTGCGGTTGCAAGATGAGGACCTCCAGAACGACGGCATCGTGACGGGATTCTGCGCCCGGCCCCGAAAGGTTAGCCAGGCCTTGTTGCTGCTTGGAGGACAAACCTTCATGT GCAAAGTGTATGTGATTGACAACAAGACCAAGAGATCACCCCCCAAAACTGACATCCCGAGTCCCAGAAAGGAATGCAGCGCCTGTGCC ATCGGTTGTAAG GTATATGTCACTGGAGGG CGCGCTCTTGAGAACGGGGCCTCCAAAGATGTCTGGACCTATGACACTTTGCATGATGAGTGGTCCAAAGCGGCG CCCATGCTAGTTGCCAGATTCGGACACGGCTCAGCGGAGTTGGACCACATACTTTACGTTGTGGGAGGACACACC TCTCTTGCAGGATCCTTTCCCGCCTCCCCGTCAGTGTCACTAAAACAGGTGGAGCAGTATGACCCACAGACCAACAAATGGACGCTGGTGGCTCCGCTCAGAGAAGGC GTGAGCAACGCCGCTGTTGTCGGCGCTAAGAACAAGCTGTTTGCCTTCGGAGGAACCAGCGTCAACAGAGACAAATATCCCAAGGTTCAGTGG TTTGACCCTTGCCAGAACCGATGGTCTGTTCCAGCGGCGTGTCCGCAGCTTTGGCGCTACACGGCGGCC GCGGTGGTCGGAAACCATGTCGTCGTGATC GGGGGCGACACTGAATTCTCGGCCAGCTCGGCGTACCGCTTCAACAGCGAGACGTACCAGTGGTCGAAGTTTGGCGACGTGACTGCCAAACGAATCGCTGTCATGCTGTAGCAGCGGGAACACAGACTCTACGTGGTCGGGGGGTACTTTGGGGCTCAGAGATGCAAGACCCTAGACTGCTATGATCCATCTTCAGACTCTTGGGACAGCGTGACCAGCGTTCCTTACTCACTCATTCCCACGGCCTTCGTCAGTACATGGAAGTATCTGTCGGCCTAG
- the timm13 gene encoding mitochondrial import inner membrane translocase subunit Tim13, with protein MDSFGSDFSAGGAGGKMDTGTIMEQVKVQIAVANAQELLQRMTDKCFKKCIGKPGSTLDNSEQKCIAMCMDRYMDAWNTVSRTYNSRLQKERARM; from the exons ATGGACAGCTTCGGTTCGGACTTCTCAGCAGGTGGGGCTGGTGGTAAAATGGACACCGGCACGATCATGGAGCAGGTTAAAGTCCAAATCGCGGTGGCAAACGCACAGGAGCTGCTGCAG AGAATGACAGACAAATGCTTCAAGAAATGTATAGGAAAACCTGGAAGTACATTGGACAACTCAGAGCAG AAATGCATCGCCATGTGCATGGACCGGTATATGGACGCTTGGAATACCGTTTCCCGAACGTATAACTCCAGACTACAGAAGGAAAGAGCTCGCATGTGA